The Halobacillus ihumii genomic sequence ATCTAGTTTGTTCGTTTGCCACAAGTGATCCCTCCAGATTTAACATCTTGCATGTTAATCCAAGCTATTTCCTTCTACTTATCTATTTAAATTATAAATTTTTTCAGACAAAAATACAGGGATATTTGCACGAAAGTGGAATATTTTTCTGGTTTGAGTCAATTTCATAATGACTCTTTTATAAAAATAAAGACTGACAGGTCACTTTCTATTCGTGCTGCTCCAAATGAAGCTGAGGAGACTCACCGTATGCCCACGGAAAGCGAGTTATTTCCTCGACTACCTTCTTCTCATTTAATAACATTTATTTCAAAATCATAGAAGGGATCAGAATTATAGAAATTCATCATACAAAAATGAATCAGTGTATCTATATGATAAAAACTCGACAACCTTGTGTGGGTCAAGAAGGTCGGATGCTATAAATTCAATATTTAGGAAAAATAAAAAACAGGGGAATTTATATTAAGGACGATGTTCAATCATGCAAATATAAGGGTATAACAACTAGACAAATCATAAAGAAGAGGTGGATGTATGCGAAACATTGTAAAAGAGGGCGATCAATTTGTAATGAAAGAAGAAGGCAACCGTATTGCAGAAATTTCTATTGTTCCTTCGGGGAGTGACCAGCTTATTGTAGATCATACCTTTGTTTCGGAAGCGCATCGCGAGGAAGGGAATGGTGAAAAGCTCGTGGAAAGGGTTGTCCAATTTGCCCGTGAGAAGAATAAAAAGATTGTCCCATTGTGTTCTTTTACAAAAAGTGTGATGGAGCAGAATGAGGCATATCAGGATGTATTAAATTAATCCTTCTTCAAAATGAGAGAAACCTCCCCGAGCTCTTCAGCATGCAGGGAGGTTTCTAAATTCCGCAGTCGTGTCCATCAGCGATTTTTAGTCCTTATTTAGTCAGTGTTTCCACGATTTTGTCAATTGACATACGATGAGCGATTACCCCATCAATCGTCCAGTGACTCGGCTCGTTCATGACATAAATCTGATCATTCTTAGCAGCAGGAATACTCTGCCAGACAGAACTGTTCTTCAGAGTTTCTAATCCTGCTTCCCCTTCTGATCCAATTAAAAATACATGATCTGCCTTAAGCTGTCCTAACTTTTCTAATGATATTGGCTTCCATTGTTCGCTGGCTTCAGGCAGGTTTTTAACAAATTCAGGTTGGGTAATCCCCATTTCGTTATAAACTACCTCGGCAATATAGCGGTTATTTTCAAAAACAAAAAACTGGTCTCCTATCGTCCATACGAAGGCGACAGATTCATCTCCAATCGCTTCCTGCAGGCTTGCTTTAGCTTCTTCCACTTTCTTGTCAAAATCAGCAAGGACTTGTTCAGCTTTGTCTTCTTTTCCTAAGATTTCTCCCATTCGTTTCAGCTGTTTTCTCCAGTCCGAACTTACCTTCTCTTTGTACACATAAGTTGGAGCAATCTGGCTGTAATCTTCGTAACTGCCATTTTGTAAAGAAGAAGGGGAGCTGAAAATCAGAAGATCCGGGTTATGTTTAAGTACTTGTTCGAGCGGCATATCCCAGGCTATCTTAGGAACTCCTTCAAGCTGTGGCTGCAAGTAATCAAGAACGTCGTTACCGATGGACCATTGAGCAGCAGGAGTCACTCCAAGAGCAAGTAAGGAATCTTCTAAGTAGGGAGCAATAATTCTTTCAGGCTCAGCGGGGATGGTGACTTTACCGGATGCATGTTCAAGGGTACGTTCTTTGTTGGCATTTTCCTCTTTTTGCGTTGAATCAGATGAACCTTCCTCATTGCCGCTTCCGCAGGCTGTGATGAAAGTTAAAACAAATAACAAGCTAAACAATAAACATATTTTTTTATTAAACATGAGGTTCCTCCTAAGTAATAATGGTCATATACGATAATGATAATCATTTTCATTTGATCAGTCAAATCTTATTTTAGTATGGGGATAAAACCTTGAATTATGAGAAAGAGAATTATATACTAGTTTAAGTGATAATGATTCTCATTATAGATAAAATAAATGATTTAAAGGCTGTTGGAACTAGAGAGGGTTGAATGAAGTGGGAGAAATAGATAAGGCTCACATAGAAGGGCTAACGAGCCGCTTTTTCCGAGCGGGAATAATTTTCGTGGGTGGTTTTTTCGCCCTTATTTTATCACTGGGGGTTTCAGTGGCCCTGGGTGTGACAGATATCAAGCTTGCAACGGTATGGCAAGCTGTCTTTACTTTTAATCCAGAGCTGACGAACCATCAGGTCATTAGAGAGTTAAGGCTGCCGAGGGCGATTGCTGCTGCCCTTATCGGAGGGTTTCTAGCGGTTTCAGGTGCCGTGATGCAGGGGCTCACTAGAAATCCGCTTGCCTCTCCTTCAATTATGGGCGTGACTCACGGGGCTGCCTTTGCTTTGATCATAGCGCTTGTCTTTTTTCCAACTGTCAGTAATCTGGGCATGACGATTGCCTCCTTTGTTGGAGCTGGAGCAGGGGTGATTCTCGTGTTTGCCGTCGGCTCCTTTTCAAAAGGAGGACTTACTCCAATTAAGCTGGCT encodes the following:
- a CDS encoding GNAT family N-acetyltransferase, with the protein product MRNIVKEGDQFVMKEEGNRIAEISIVPSGSDQLIVDHTFVSEAHREEGNGEKLVERVVQFAREKNKKIVPLCSFTKSVMEQNEAYQDVLN
- a CDS encoding iron-hydroxamate ABC transporter substrate-binding protein — its product is MFNKKICLLFSLLFVLTFITACGSGNEEGSSDSTQKEENANKERTLEHASGKVTIPAEPERIIAPYLEDSLLALGVTPAAQWSIGNDVLDYLQPQLEGVPKIAWDMPLEQVLKHNPDLLIFSSPSSLQNGSYEDYSQIAPTYVYKEKVSSDWRKQLKRMGEILGKEDKAEQVLADFDKKVEEAKASLQEAIGDESVAFVWTIGDQFFVFENNRYIAEVVYNEMGITQPEFVKNLPEASEQWKPISLEKLGQLKADHVFLIGSEGEAGLETLKNSSVWQSIPAAKNDQIYVMNEPSHWTIDGVIAHRMSIDKIVETLTK